The Methanofastidiosum sp. nucleotide sequence GGGTATAACAAAGCTACATGCAGATTACTACTCTAAAAATTGGGGATTTGGATTATACTTTGAATCAAAAGTTGCAACTGAATTGTCTGAGTTCTTGAATAGATTTGATAAGAATAGGGATGGCATATGGGTAGTAAAAATTAATGGCCAAATTGTTGGCTCAATTATCCTAGACGGAGCCAAATCAAAAGAAGAAGGTGCAAGACTCAGGTGGTTCATACTGGATACAAATTACCAAGGAAAAGGCATAGGCAATATATTGATGGAAAAAGCAATTGATTTTTGCAAGGAAAAAGATTATAGTAGGATATATCTTTGGACCTTTGCAGGATTAGATGCTGCAAAACATCTTTACGAAAAATTTGGATTCAAATTGTGCAATGAGCATGAAGATACTCAGTGGGGTAAAAAAGTAAGTGAGCAGATGTTTGAACTAATTTTAGAATAACTATATTTATTCTAAATTTGTAGGCCTTATCCTATTTTCAATCCATGAAAATGAAATGTCAATGAATATGGCTATCCCTATTGCGGGCAAAGATCCAGCCAATAAATTTTTCATGTTTAGACTTGCTAGACCTAAAAATACTAAAGTTCCAAGTCCACCACTCCCTATAATAGCTGTTATTATAGCAACACTATTTGCTAGTATTGCTGCGAATTTAATTCCAGCAAACATTGAAGGATATGCATTTGGAAAACGTATTTTTTTAATAATTTGCCATTTAGTAAGACCAATA carries:
- a CDS encoding GNAT family N-acetyltransferase, whose protein sequence is MEKINIEGYSPGVIGGITKLHADYYSKNWGFGLYFESKVATELSEFLNRFDKNRDGIWVVKINGQIVGSIILDGAKSKEEGARLRWFILDTNYQGKGIGNILMEKAIDFCKEKDYSRIYLWTFAGLDAAKHLYEKFGFKLCNEHEDTQWGKKVSEQMFELILE